In Acidiphilium acidophilum, one genomic interval encodes:
- a CDS encoding ISAs1 family transposase, protein MEEFAACWQGLEDPRTSNAALHNFHELLMIALCTVLCGGQCAVDMALFARAKESFLRGFLKLENGLPSHDTFSRLFRQIDPEQFSAAFQRFMARFSKTIEGVVAIDGKVLRRSFDHARGKSALHMVSAWGCEQRLVLAQIATDVKSNEITAVPKLLKLLSLKGTIVTTDALNCQRAIAQQIVDQGGDYVLALKGNQGNLHGDVSMFLNGVPCDETNTTRTVDADHGRIETRTATVSDDIAWLQEGHRWPGLAAIGKIVRMRETSTKTTTETAYYLLSTVLSSERFNEVVRSHWGIENRLHWRLDVVMNEDQDRSRLGNSPNNLAVLRHMALNVMQKENATRGSLRGKFKRAGWDDAYLTSLLQLF, encoded by the coding sequence TTGGAGGAATTTGCTGCGTGCTGGCAGGGTTTGGAAGATCCGCGGACCAGTAATGCCGCTTTGCACAACTTCCATGAGCTTTTGATGATAGCCTTGTGCACGGTTCTGTGCGGTGGCCAATGCGCTGTCGACATGGCGCTGTTTGCCCGCGCGAAAGAGTCGTTTCTGCGGGGGTTTCTGAAGCTTGAGAACGGACTACCCAGCCATGACACGTTCAGCCGGCTATTTCGTCAGATCGATCCGGAGCAGTTCAGCGCTGCGTTTCAGCGGTTCATGGCTCGATTTTCCAAGACGATCGAGGGTGTTGTGGCGATCGATGGGAAAGTCCTTCGTCGATCTTTCGATCATGCCCGCGGCAAATCGGCGTTGCATATGGTCAGCGCTTGGGGTTGCGAACAGCGTCTCGTGCTGGCGCAGATCGCCACAGACGTCAAATCCAATGAAATCACCGCAGTGCCGAAACTGTTGAAGTTGCTATCATTGAAAGGCACGATCGTGACAACCGATGCGTTGAACTGCCAGCGTGCGATCGCGCAACAAATCGTCGATCAAGGAGGTGATTACGTTCTCGCGCTGAAGGGGAACCAAGGCAACTTGCATGGTGATGTCTCCATGTTTCTCAACGGCGTGCCGTGCGACGAAACCAATACGACGCGCACAGTCGATGCTGATCATGGTCGTATCGAGACCCGCACCGCAACCGTTTCAGACGATATCGCCTGGTTGCAGGAGGGACACCGATGGCCGGGTCTTGCCGCCATCGGCAAAATTGTCCGTATGCGCGAAACCTCCACCAAAACCACGACTGAGACCGCCTACTACCTGCTCAGCACTGTGCTCTCCAGCGAACGCTTCAATGAGGTTGTCCGGTCACATTGGGGCATTGAAAACCGGCTCCATTGGAGGCTCGATGTCGTCATGAACGAGGATCAGGATCGAAGCAGATTGGGCAATAGCCCAAATAATCTCGCAGTCCTGCGACATATGGCCCTGAACGTCATGCAAAAAGAGAACGCCACCAGGGGCTCCCTGCGCGGCAAATTCAAACGGGCCGGATGGGATGATGCCTACCTCACCAGCCTCCTACAACTATTCTGA
- the folK gene encoding 2-amino-4-hydroxy-6-hydroxymethyldihydropteridine diphosphokinase, with amino-acid sequence MIYIALGANLAGTKGETPPETCETALVELRELQFMKFVAVSRWYRSRPFPRDDRQPDYCNGVAAFEGSPDPVALMAALHRIEDKLGRTRSVPNAARTLDLDIIDLNGMVRDEGSPVLPHPRAHLREFVLRPLLDIAPDWRDPATGTRGTTLLAALPLYPAGPIVVW; translated from the coding sequence ATGATATATATCGCTTTGGGGGCCAACCTCGCGGGGACGAAGGGAGAAACGCCGCCTGAGACATGCGAGACGGCGTTGGTCGAGTTGCGTGAACTGCAATTCATGAAATTCGTGGCGGTTTCACGCTGGTATCGATCGAGGCCGTTTCCGCGCGACGATCGCCAGCCGGATTACTGCAACGGGGTGGCCGCGTTCGAGGGCAGCCCGGACCCGGTGGCATTGATGGCGGCGTTGCACCGGATCGAGGATAAGCTTGGGCGGACCCGGAGCGTGCCGAACGCGGCGCGGACGCTGGATTTGGATATCATCGACCTCAATGGCATGGTGCGTGACGAAGGCTCGCCGGTGCTGCCGCATCCGCGCGCGCATCTGCGGGAGTTCGTGCTGAGACCGCTGCTCGACATCGCCCCCGACTGGCGCGATCCGGCAACAGGGACGCGGGGGACGACGCTGCTGGCGGCGTTGCCGCTGTATCCGGCGGGGCCGATTGTGGTTTGGTAG
- the rpoZ gene encoding DNA-directed RNA polymerase subunit omega, with translation MARVTVEDCIEQIPNRFELVLLAAQRARNLARGAAITIDRDNDKNPVVALREIADVSVDFSGLEQDLIKSLSRVPDPEPVDEEVQDLIPTDQNIFGLQDVSAEEEAAALAAESEEMTSEDIAAAIEAELGGGRPRR, from the coding sequence ATGGCGCGCGTTACCGTTGAAGATTGCATCGAACAGATCCCGAACCGGTTTGAACTCGTTTTGCTGGCAGCACAGCGGGCGCGCAATCTTGCGCGCGGCGCGGCGATCACGATCGATCGGGACAACGACAAGAACCCGGTGGTGGCGCTGCGCGAGATTGCCGATGTCTCGGTCGATTTCAGCGGGTTGGAGCAGGATCTGATCAAGTCGCTCTCGCGGGTGCCCGATCCGGAACCGGTGGACGAGGAAGTGCAGGATCTGATCCCGACCGACCAGAACATCTTTGGTTTGCAGGATGTCTCCGCCGAGGAGGAGGCTGCGGCGCTGGCGGCGGAATCCGAAGAGATGACGTCGGAGGATATTGCGGCGGCGATCGAGGCGGAACTGGGCGGCGGACGCCCGCGCCGCTGA